The proteins below are encoded in one region of Toxoplasma gondii ME49 chromosome IV, whole genome shotgun sequence:
- a CDS encoding hypothetical protein (encoded by transcript TGME49_211320~Signal peptide predicted by SignalP 2.0 HMM (probability 0.991) with cleavage site probability 0.904 at residue 18), producing the protein MRVIVSFTLLGAVVSARAQFLPLKTELDTPTEAPAAPQNAHARDPDGVSDVPKAVAAPEPAASPGLPHSSMIPDLTRLPGIPALLTTLPEPAGDTPAQSPPGLPVLPPILFPLPIGPPSAPDFPVVVPQPLPIPFPLFPLPVGNIGLPPSLPPPTIFPPTPGIPSQLAGFNFTGLPNIGDLPQLPRLGELPRIPGLGDIPPLPGLGDIPPLPGLGDIPPLPGLGDIPPLPGLGDFAPLPGLGELPGLPGFGELPPLPGLGGFPQLPRLGELPQLPRLGELPSLPSLGEFPPLPSLGELPPVPGLSGLPQLPIISGLPTIPSFGDLPQLSKLSDAPALPSLPTLELPKLDGSSAFGNLTNIEFPGLLERPELIEIPANLERLHQAILDSLRHAASAP; encoded by the exons ATGAGGGTCATAGTTTCCTTCACTCTGCTTGGAGCGGTCGTCTCTGCAA GGGCCCAATTTTTGCCGTTGAAAACTGAACTGGACACACCAACCGAGGCGCCTGCAGCGCCACAGAACGCTCACGCTCGCGATCCAGATGGCGTTTCTGACGTGCCAAAGGCAGTCGCGGCACCAGAGCCAGCTGCATCGCCAGGACTGCCGCATTCGTCGATGATACCAGACCTGACAAGACTGCCCGGAATTCCGGCTCTTCTTACCACGCTGCCGGAACCTGCGGGTGATACCCCGGCACAATCTCCCCCCGGCCTCCCTGTTTTGCCGCCTATCCTATTCCCTCTGCCGATAGGACCTCCTTCTGCCCCAGATTTTCCAGTCGTGGTCCCCCAGCCACTACCGAtcccctttcctcttttcccaCTTCCTGTTGGAAATATAGGACTGCCGCCGTCCCTTCCTCCGCCAACCATATTCCCTCCAACTCCGGGAATCCCCAGCCAGCTGGCAGGTTTTAACTTCACTGGCCTTCCGAACATCGGTGACTTACCTCAGCTGCCGCGCCTTGGAGAACTTCCCCGGATCCCTGGACTGGGTGACATCCCACCGCTACCAGGTCTGGGTGACATCCCACCTCTACCAGGTCTGGGTGACATCCCACCTCTACCAGGTCTGGGTGACATCCCACCTCTACCAGGTCTGGGTGACTTCGCCCCACTACCGGGACTCGGTGAACTTCCAGGACTTCCAGGATTCGGTGAACTCCCACCACTACCAGGATTGGGCGGTTTCCCACAACTCCCGCGCCTCGGCGAGTTGCCACAACTACCAAGACTCGGCGAGTTACCATCACTACCAAGTCTGGGCGAATTCCCACCATTGCCGTCCCTCGGGGAGCTACCCCCAGTCCCAGGTCTGAGTGGCCTGCCTCAACTTCCAATAATCAGCGGGTTACCGACAATACCAAGCTTCGGCGACCTACCACAACTTTCAAAGCTCAGCGATGCTCCGGCACTCCCCAGCTTACCGACTCTGGAGCTGCCTAAATTGGACGGCAGCAGCGCCTTCGGAAACCTCACCAATATTGAGTTTCCCGGTCTTTTAGAGCGACCCGAGTTGATCGAAATTCCTGCTAATCTTGAGCGACTGCACCAAGCCATCCTTGACTCTCTTCGCCATGCGGCATCAGCTCCCTGA
- a CDS encoding methionine aminopeptidase (encoded by transcript TGME49_211330) gives METEGLDEGEMEDGMLLERNDKDPSRVFRRTLPQEKAAIRKLSLVGNTVSVTPGQCRPNSSGSVTGAKPLGDKRNNLRLGGPRREAEKGKTWRRNHAVLAFLILLFMFQTPYYLPSHGLPLDADKRRWASMSALANAPAHSSSLHAPFSSERLSPLASVCASVDRRRSRADFHRQSLSKTGKAPKNKAEPAWCLLSPWTSLASYENPIRQSHKMRGKKRDSGLEFSSWSSAFSRGSVDSFSPSRSSGTTSRSSCRCRRGSTLLLLPVSAAFSPGFAFQFLPLTACDGVSPASQARLPSSVLRASSPAAPSHSSGPSSFFASSRRRPSLFSRSFSALCSSPDVSSDNASSSTDLSFPVLRRIVPGRVSPSLSVGAGIVKPHYAEEDDGRAKAKREAMLSAELQLRRCEGDEMKARLARFHPVAEREMEWIKPQAEVEGVRRACEVTREVLQVAVDFVKGVCAQSSAPLTTEDIDRVVHEETMKRGAYPSPLRYCNFPKSVCTSTNEIVCHGIPDDRPLQRGSICSIDVSCFLDGFHGDCARTVPIGGFESLSPPLRRLLVSAREATLEGIRVCAPGRRLSVIGDAIEEFLTRRGYSTIHDFCGHGIGRNFHEEPFVLHASNNMPGRMLPGMCFTIEPVVCMGGTDYTTWPDKWTIATTDGKPTAQFEHTVLITDTGVEVLTDCPDGETDMLELAKEVF, from the exons ATGGAAACAGAAGGCTTagacgagggagagatggAGGACGGAATGCTGTTAGAGCGAAACGATAAAGATCCATCTCGAGTCTTCCGAAGAACGCTTCCACAGGAGAAAGCTGCGATACGGAAGTTGTCATTAGTAGGCAACACTGTATCCGTCACTCCAGGGCAATGTCGACCGAATTCCTCAGGATCAGTAACAGGAGCAAAACCACTCGGAGACAAGCGGAACAACCTCCGGCTTGGTGGGCCGCGTCgtgaggcagagaaaggcaaaacTTGGAGACGAAATCACGctgttctcgccttcctgaTCCTTTTGTTTATGTTTCAAACTCCCTACTACCTACCTTCGCACGGCCTTCCTCTCGACGCTGACAAGCGACGATGGGCTTCTATGTCTGCTCTAGCAAATGCGCCAGCACATTCTTcctcactgcatgcacccttttcttccgaacgcctttcgcctctcgcctctgtctgtgcCTCTGTGGACAGACGCCGCTCCCGCGCCGACTTCCATCGGCAGAGTCTCTCTAAGACTGGCAAGGCTCCGAAAAACAAAGCTGAACCTGcttggtgtctcctctccccctgGACTTCCCTCGCCTCTTACGAAAACCCCATAAGACAGTCGCACAAAatgagaggaaaaaaacgcgatTCTGGCCTCGAATTCTCTTCTTggtcttctgctttttcacGAGGCTCGGTCGATagtttctctccctcacgTTCTTCGGGGACTACCTCTCGGTCGTCTTGTCGTTGCCGACGAGGTTCCACCCTTTtgctccttcctgtctctgctgctttctcgcCTGGATTTGCTTTCCAGTTCCTCCCATTGACCGCATGCGATGGCGTCTCTCCTGCATCGCAGGCGCGGTTGCCATCGTCGGTTCTTcgtgcttcttcgcctgcggcGCCCTCTCACTCCTCTGGgccttcgtccttcttcgcttcttcccggCGTCGTCCGTCTTTGTTCTCCAGGTCCTTCTCAGctctctgttcgtctcctGATGTGTCTTCTGACAAcgcttcctcctcgacgGATCTGTCGTTTCCAGTGCTACGCCGCATAGTGCCTGGCCGTGTatcgccttcgctctcagTGGGTGCCGGCATCGTCAAGCCCCACTATgctgaggaagacgacggccGAGCGAAAGCCAAAAGGGAAGCGATGCTGAGTGCAGAACTCCAGCTGAGACGCTGCGAAGGTGACGAAATGAAGGCTAGACTCGCGCGTTTCCACCCTGTcgcagaaagggagatggagTGGATAAAGCCTCAGGCAGAAGTAGAAG GTGTCCGGCGCGCATGCGAGGTGACCAGGGAAGTTCTGCAGGTCGCCGTGGATTTTGTGAAGGGCGTTTGTGCGCAGTCTTCCGCCCCTTTGACAACGGAAGATATTGATCGAGTTGTGCACGAAGAAACGATGAAACGCGGCGCGTACCCGTCTCCCCTGCGGTACTGCAATTTCCCCAAGAGTGTCTGTACCTCGACAAATGAAATCGTTTGCCACG GTATTCCTGACGACAGGCCGCTTCAACGGGGGAGCATCTGCAGCATCGAcgtctcctgctttctcGATGGCTTTCATGGAGACTGTGCGCGAACAGTTCCCATTGGAGgtttcgagtctctctcgccacCGCTTCGCCGCTTGCTCGTCTCTGCTCGAGAAGCCACGCTGGAAGGCATTCGCGTCTGTGCACCAGGCAGACG GCTCAGTGTGATCGGCGATGCAATTGAAGAGTTCCTGACGCGCAGGGGCTACAGCACTATTCATGATTTCTGTGGACACGGCATCGGCCGAAATTTTCACGAGGAACCTTTT GTTCTTCATGCCTCAAACAACATGCCTGGGCGGATGCTGCCGGGGATGTGCTTTACCATCGAACCAGTCGTCTGCATGGGTGGAACAGATTACACCACGTGGCCCGACAAATGGACGATCGCGACCACTGACGGAAAACC GACAGCCCAATTCGAGCACACGGTTCTCATTACCGACACCGGTGTCGAAGTGCTGACGGACTGtccagacggagagacagacatgcTGGAGCTCGCCAAGGAAGTGTTCTGA